CCAACTGTGCGTCGAGTTCCGGCTTGCGGACTTCAACGATGTTGAGGCTGACGTCGGAGTCGGTCATACGAGCGACTTCGCGGCGCAGTTTTTCGATATCGGCACCTTTCTTACCAATCACAACACCCGGACGGGCGGAGTAAATGGTAACGCGGGCTTTTTTCGCCGGGCGTTCGATGATGATCTTGGATACGCTGGCCTGTTTCAACTTTTCGGTCAGGTATTCACGGATCTTGATGTCTTGATGAAGCAGATCGGCAAAATTGCTGTCGGCGTACCAACGCGAATCCCATGTGCGGTTGATACCAACACGGAAGCCGATCGGATTAATCTTATGTCCCATTATGCGGTCTCCTCACGCTCACGCACGATGAGGCGCAAATTGCTGAACGGTTTTTGAATTTTACCAACGCGGCCACGTGCACGAGCTTTCCAGCGTTTCATCACCATGGCGCGGCCAACAGTGGCCTCTGCGACATAGAGACGATCAACGTCCAGCTGGTGGTTGTTTTCAGCGTTAGCAATGGCGGATTCCAAAAGCTTCTTCACGTCGACCGCGATGCGGCGTTTCGAGAAGGTCAATTGGC
This window of the Magnetovibrio sp. PR-2 genome carries:
- the rpsC gene encoding 30S ribosomal protein S3, coding for MGHKINPIGFRVGINRTWDSRWYADSNFADLLHQDIKIREYLTEKLKQASVSKIIIERPAKKARVTIYSARPGVVIGKKGADIEKLRREVARMTDSDVSLNIVEVRKPELDAQLVADNIGQQLERRVSTRRALKRAVQSAMRMGAEGIRINCAGRLGGAEIARTVWYREGRVPLHTLRAEVDYATASAHTTYGVCGIKVWIYKGEILAHDPMATEKKAQAQQPQQRQG
- the rplV gene encoding 50S ribosomal protein L22; translated protein: MGKTSFARPIGDNEAMAFAKMIRVSPQKLNLLCGMIRGKSCESALGQLTFSKRRIAVDVKKLLESAIANAENNHQLDVDRLYVAEATVGRAMVMKRWKARARGRVGKIQKPFSNLRLIVREREETA